Proteins from a genomic interval of Amphiura filiformis chromosome 9, Afil_fr2py, whole genome shotgun sequence:
- the LOC140161269 gene encoding uncharacterized protein, translated as MRGYIGINCERRATMRDRHLVVHASPVTSTSINVMWEFPLDRTTSFKITYRASSDPQMYMSQSETVQPGTRSYTIQRLQPETKYNICVQVIIEDQHMTDKKCTDSITLANDEMGRPKPRPPPPNKPVDKKTYQDNKQSNFHKYGMLVFGIAIAICAVAIVIVTVLYRKRLQASRDTSSTPAAIQTTSTSDMNDNNMRLAVVMPNEVPTICITDASEMQTQPSSPLAPTAPPNTPTLPSYEEAVSVMSGHSVPFPQINPSQTTSNGHHQIAGNNSSGVGGESNL; from the coding sequence ATGAGAGGTTATATAGGGATCAATTGTGAGAGGCGGGCAACTATGCGGGATAGGCATCTGGTCGTTCATGCATCACCAGTCACGTCCACATCTATAAATGTCATGTGGGAATTCCCTCTTGATAGAACTACCAGCTTTAAGATTACATATAGAGCGTCTAGTGATCCCCAGATGTACATGTCTCAATCTGAAACAGTTCAACCCGGGACCAGATCGTACACCATCCAAAGATTACAACCAGAAACTAAATACAACATTTGCGTTCAGGTGATAATCGAAGATCAGCACATGACTGATAAAAAATGCACTGATAGTATAACATTGGCAAATGATGAGATGGGGAGACCTAAACCAAGACCACCACCACCTAACAAACCTGTGGACAAAAAAACTTATCAAGATAACAAACAATCAAACTTTCACAAATATGGCATGCTGGTGTTCGgtatagcaatagctatttgtGCCGTTGCAATAGTTATAGTTACCGTTCTTTATCGCAAGCGTCTACAAGCTTCTCGCGACACCTCAAGTACGCCAGCTGCCATACAAACCACCTCAACAAGTGACatgaatgacaataatatgaGACTCGCAGTGGTGATGCCTAATGAGGTACCCACAATATGCATTACGGATGCGAGTGAAATGCAAACGCAGCCAAGCAGTCCCCTTGCTCCGACTGCTCCACCCAATACGCCAACTTTACCTTCGTATGAGGAGGCAGTGTCTGTTATGTCTGGACACAGTGTACCATTTCCACAAATTAACCCAAGTCAGACCACCAGCAATGGACATCATCAGATTGCTGGTAATAACTCGTCAGGAGTAGGAGGTGAAAGTAACTTATGA